Proteins from a single region of Pseudopedobacter saltans DSM 12145:
- the gldC gene encoding gliding motility protein GldC, which yields MRKAEIKLTVELDDNNVPENITWESTDGENQDALPVKSMMLGLWDPGYQNTLRIDLWTKDMPYDEMKIFFCQNLLQMGDAFLRASGGDPMAEKLMGDLKDYCEHFSEKMNIMNK from the coding sequence ATGAGAAAAGCAGAAATCAAGTTAACGGTTGAATTAGATGATAATAATGTACCGGAGAATATAACATGGGAATCTACAGACGGCGAAAATCAGGATGCTTTGCCTGTTAAGTCTATGATGTTGGGACTTTGGGATCCGGGATATCAGAATACTCTGAGGATAGATTTGTGGACGAAAGATATGCCTTATGATGAAATGAAGATTTTCTTTTGTCAGAATTTACTGCAAATGGGTGATGCTTTTTTAAGGGCATCGGGGGGTGATCCGATGGCCGAAAAACTAATGGGTGATCTGAAAGATTATTGTGAACATTTCTCGGAGAAAATGAATATAATGAATAAATAA
- a CDS encoding chemotaxis protein CheB, with protein MRESIELIVIGGSAGAFLPVLDIVRSLPKGFKYPILIVLHRKYSSQYDLDKLLSEQSDVKIKEINDKERIEPGIAYLCPPDYHVLIEKEKIFSLDKSETLWYSRPSIDVAFESAIDVYGKKILGILLSGANRDGADGLLALKEIGGKTIVQDLQEAKFNAMPSAAISQAAQTMILTIEQIKEYLVILSANG; from the coding sequence ATGAGAGAAAGTATAGAGTTAATTGTAATAGGCGGTTCGGCAGGAGCTTTTCTTCCTGTTTTAGACATAGTACGGAGCTTACCCAAAGGATTTAAGTATCCGATTCTTATTGTGCTGCATAGGAAATATAGCTCGCAATATGACCTTGATAAATTGTTGAGTGAGCAGTCGGATGTAAAAATAAAGGAAATCAATGATAAAGAACGGATTGAACCGGGTATTGCGTATTTATGCCCGCCGGATTATCATGTTTTAATAGAAAAAGAAAAGATTTTTTCGTTAGATAAATCAGAAACATTATGGTATTCCAGACCAAGTATTGATGTTGCATTTGAAAGTGCAATAGATGTTTACGGAAAAAAAATATTGGGAATTTTACTGTCAGGAGCAAACAGAGATGGTGCCGACGGATTATTGGCTCTAAAGGAAATCGGAGGAAAGACAATCGTTCAGGATTTACAAGAAGCAAAATTTAATGCCATGCCGTCTGCGGCGATTTCTCAGGCAGCCCAAACAATGATATTAACGATAGAACAAATAAAAGAATACCTAGTTATATTAAGTGCAAATGGATAA
- a CDS encoding response regulator, translating to MDKSIRKRLFFGISASLILIAFVQIFAYLSLKGVEKEYDWVLHTEKVISENNQLVALMSEAEANHRGYLLRGYDIFYQEYQKNIRDIEDSCAILRELVSDNKRTLQRVDKLQSLVVRKVKVMEDLLDIKKNRYKGEKSESELAEDGITLMRSIKSESGNLKRDEHNLLEQRKANTNRALSRSVIVIIIGTILILVIVFLLFKIIRSAFEEQMKARKEIDEVNSSLADLNKKNEAKNWLLTGISLLNDKLQGDLSVQEMSENIVTSIAQYSGGKIGAIYVVNQDNRSELRLTSGYGLTIGEKMKTRFDISSDGWVAQVAKNGKETIIQGNLAANLEIESGLIKESPLQCILVPFSYNGKLKGVLEIGFTEEISESSKDFIVNSSQLLGVAINTAESRETLKVLFEQTQQQAEELESQQEELRVSNEELLSKTELLQASEEELRVQQEELRQINIELEEKAKVLENSNMQIESAKNTLSIKMQELEQASKYKSEFLANMSHELRTPLNSILILAKILKENKKGHLSEDETKYASVIHRAGGDLLSLINDILDLSKIESGFIELNPENLSVADLEDDLKQLFDEVANTKGVNFVIERDPKLPETIYVDRLRIEQILKNLLSNAFKFTSKEGTVSVHMSEKDDFLRFSVKDTGIGIPEDKQKIIFEAFQQADGSTNREYGGTGLGLSISRELSKLMDGHISLKSEVGKGSEFTLNIPTKELVKKDSGETDAVEQVKSIIADISDKKLQSDLEKNNLIPRREKPLLLIVEDDVVFNDLLKDYAEKGGFDTVQYYSGEGVVHEIENHLPDAILLDVMLPGIDGWHVLKEIKNNQNIAHIPVHIMSAGDFSDKKAQKEGAISFLKKPLDYSELDKIFKNYLNRNTPQALRKVLLVEDQKDQSDALKALFKDKNIDVVQALSGKEALSALNNESFDCVILDLNLPDINGMDLLAQIKEKDKKVPVIINTAMELEPDKLKQLLKYSDATVLKSPKSGDRLIDEVNLFLHKVKETEPARSNRKAVALDESDSALKNKTVLLVDDDMRNIFSISAVLDQCGLKVEIANDGVEALERLEELQKVDIVLMDIMMPRMDGYETMENIRKNIEWKNLPIIALTAKAMKDDREKCISAGANDYITKPIDNDQLISIMKIWIA from the coding sequence ATGGATAAATCGATACGTAAAAGGTTGTTTTTTGGTATTTCGGCATCCTTAATACTCATAGCTTTTGTTCAAATTTTTGCCTATTTAAGTTTAAAAGGGGTAGAAAAGGAATATGATTGGGTTTTACACACAGAAAAAGTTATTAGTGAAAATAATCAGCTGGTGGCACTAATGTCAGAGGCTGAAGCTAATCATCGCGGATATCTTTTAAGAGGATATGATATCTTTTATCAGGAGTATCAGAAAAATATAAGAGATATAGAGGATAGTTGCGCTATTCTGAGAGAGTTAGTAAGCGATAATAAAAGAACTTTACAACGCGTAGATAAGCTTCAAAGTCTGGTGGTACGAAAAGTGAAGGTGATGGAAGATTTGCTGGATATAAAGAAAAACAGATATAAAGGCGAAAAGTCTGAATCTGAACTTGCTGAAGACGGAATAACTCTAATGAGGAGTATAAAATCGGAATCTGGAAATTTAAAGAGAGATGAACACAACCTGCTGGAGCAAAGAAAGGCCAATACCAACAGAGCACTTTCAAGATCTGTTATTGTTATTATAATAGGAACCATTCTTATTTTAGTTATCGTTTTTCTGCTCTTTAAAATAATAAGATCGGCTTTTGAAGAACAAATGAAAGCCAGAAAGGAAATAGATGAAGTAAACAGTTCTTTAGCGGATTTAAATAAAAAAAACGAGGCGAAAAATTGGTTATTAACTGGTATTAGTCTTTTGAATGACAAACTTCAGGGAGATCTATCTGTCCAGGAAATGAGCGAGAATATCGTAACTTCTATTGCGCAGTATTCGGGAGGAAAAATAGGTGCGATTTATGTCGTCAATCAGGATAATCGTTCGGAGCTGAGATTAACCTCTGGCTATGGTTTGACAATCGGAGAAAAAATGAAAACCAGATTTGATATTTCTTCCGATGGTTGGGTGGCACAAGTTGCAAAAAATGGAAAGGAAACAATTATACAGGGAAATCTGGCCGCTAATTTAGAGATAGAATCCGGATTGATTAAAGAAAGTCCTTTGCAATGCATATTAGTTCCGTTTTCTTATAACGGAAAGCTGAAAGGTGTACTGGAGATTGGTTTTACAGAAGAGATATCAGAATCATCTAAAGATTTCATAGTCAATTCATCCCAGTTATTGGGAGTTGCTATTAACACGGCAGAATCCAGAGAGACATTAAAAGTACTTTTCGAACAAACCCAGCAACAAGCCGAAGAGTTGGAAAGTCAGCAAGAGGAGTTAAGGGTTAGTAACGAGGAGCTATTATCGAAAACAGAACTGTTACAAGCTTCGGAAGAAGAACTACGTGTGCAGCAGGAAGAATTACGCCAAATTAATATCGAACTTGAAGAAAAAGCGAAGGTACTTGAAAACAGTAATATGCAAATTGAAAGTGCAAAAAATACGCTTTCTATAAAAATGCAGGAACTGGAACAGGCAAGTAAATATAAATCTGAGTTTTTGGCAAATATGAGTCACGAACTCAGAACACCGTTGAATAGCATTCTTATTCTGGCGAAAATCTTAAAAGAAAACAAAAAAGGGCATTTATCAGAAGATGAAACTAAATATGCCAGTGTAATCCATAGGGCAGGCGGAGACCTTCTTTCGTTGATTAATGACATCCTGGACTTATCTAAAATAGAATCTGGATTTATTGAGTTAAATCCCGAAAATTTGAGCGTTGCTGACTTGGAAGACGATTTAAAACAACTATTTGATGAGGTTGCCAATACGAAAGGTGTGAATTTTGTGATCGAAAGGGATCCTAAATTGCCTGAGACTATTTATGTAGATAGACTTCGAATAGAGCAGATTTTGAAAAACTTACTTTCTAACGCTTTTAAATTCACTTCTAAAGAGGGGACTGTAAGTGTTCACATGAGTGAGAAGGACGATTTTCTGCGTTTTTCTGTGAAAGATACCGGAATAGGTATTCCTGAAGATAAACAAAAAATTATTTTCGAAGCATTTCAACAGGCAGATGGCTCTACGAACAGAGAATATGGAGGTACCGGGTTAGGGCTTTCCATTAGCAGGGAGCTTTCGAAATTAATGGATGGCCATATCTCTCTTAAAAGTGAAGTTGGCAAAGGAAGCGAGTTTACATTAAATATTCCCACGAAAGAACTTGTGAAAAAAGACAGCGGGGAGACAGACGCGGTAGAACAGGTGAAAAGTATAATAGCTGATATCTCAGATAAAAAATTGCAATCTGATCTTGAGAAAAATAACTTAATACCGCGTAGAGAAAAGCCGCTGCTGTTAATTGTTGAAGACGACGTAGTGTTTAATGATCTGTTAAAAGACTATGCTGAGAAAGGTGGATTTGACACCGTACAATATTATAGCGGGGAAGGCGTAGTGCATGAAATTGAAAATCATTTACCTGATGCAATTTTATTGGACGTTATGTTGCCGGGAATAGATGGCTGGCATGTCTTAAAAGAAATAAAGAATAATCAGAATATAGCTCATATTCCAGTTCATATTATGTCGGCGGGGGATTTTTCTGATAAAAAAGCGCAGAAAGAAGGTGCAATATCTTTTTTGAAAAAGCCATTGGATTATAGTGAGTTGGATAAAATATTCAAAAATTATTTAAACAGGAATACTCCTCAAGCGTTAAGAAAAGTACTTCTTGTAGAAGATCAGAAAGATCAAAGCGATGCATTGAAAGCGTTGTTTAAAGACAAGAATATAGACGTTGTTCAGGCACTGAGTGGGAAAGAAGCTTTATCTGCATTGAATAATGAATCTTTCGATTGTGTTATTTTGGATTTAAACCTGCCGGATATTAACGGAATGGACCTTTTGGCACAGATTAAGGAGAAGGATAAGAAGGTTCCCGTAATTATTAATACGGCAATGGAACTGGAACCCGATAAATTGAAGCAGCTTCTTAAATATTCTGATGCAACGGTTTTGAAATCTCCTAAATCTGGAGACAGGTTGATAGATGAAGTCAATTTATTTCTGCACAAGGTAAAAGAGACTGAACCGGCAAGATCGAACAGAAAAGCTGTCGCTTTGGATGAGTCTGATTCTGCATTGAAGAATAAAACAGTGCTACTTGTAGATGATGACATGAGAAATATTTTCTCGATAAGTGCGGTGCTGGATCAATGCGGATTGAAAGTAGAGATTGCAAACGACGGGGTAGAGGCGCTGGAAAGACTGGAAGAACTACAAAAAGTAGATATTGTTCTAATGGATATCATGATGCCGAGAATGGATGGTTATGAAACCATGGAGAACATTAGAAAAAATATTGAATGGAAAAATCTGCCGATTATAGCATTAACAGCTAAAGCGATGAAAGATGATAGAGAAAAGTGTATTTCGGCGGGAGCAAATGATTATATTACCAAACCAATTGATAATGATCAATTAATTTCTATTATGAAAATTTGGATAGCTTAA
- a CDS encoding CheR family methyltransferase, producing the protein MLPVTKLKQLTFEELDEVVLMIKMRFDFDFSLYSKASLKRRFERILNLRKWDVFDLKNKIVNDNSFIEYLIREVTVNVTEMFRDTNLYKSVIKNVIPYLSSFQQIKVWHSGCSSGEELYSFSILFKEFDLYERSFFYGTDINEEVLEEAKKGIYSLKKMKFYSENFYKVNLKGPFSNYYTVMYDNAIITEEFKKKSLFSVHNLVSDRVFNEFQLVSCRNVLIYFQQELQDRVLNLLIDSLCPLGFLILGSKESIRSAAIRSRLRIIDIHENIYQKI; encoded by the coding sequence ATGTTACCTGTGACGAAATTAAAACAATTAACTTTTGAAGAGTTGGACGAGGTCGTATTGATGATAAAAATGCGGTTTGATTTTGACTTTTCTCTGTATAGTAAGGCATCTTTAAAACGAAGATTTGAACGTATTCTTAATTTAAGAAAATGGGATGTATTCGATCTGAAGAATAAAATTGTAAATGATAACTCTTTTATTGAATATCTGATCAGGGAAGTAACTGTTAATGTTACTGAAATGTTTAGAGATACAAATCTGTATAAAAGTGTTATTAAAAATGTTATTCCTTATCTGTCTTCTTTTCAGCAGATAAAGGTTTGGCATTCAGGTTGTTCAAGCGGAGAAGAGCTTTATTCGTTCTCCATCCTGTTTAAAGAATTTGACCTTTATGAGCGGTCTTTTTTCTACGGAACAGATATTAATGAAGAGGTATTGGAAGAAGCAAAAAAAGGTATTTATTCTCTGAAAAAGATGAAATTCTATTCCGAGAATTTTTACAAAGTAAATTTGAAAGGGCCTTTTTCTAATTATTATACTGTTATGTACGATAATGCAATTATAACGGAAGAATTTAAGAAAAAATCGCTTTTTTCCGTTCATAATCTTGTTTCGGATAGGGTTTTTAATGAATTTCAGTTAGTTTCCTGTCGAAATGTTTTGATTTACTTTCAGCAGGAACTTCAGGACAGGGTTTTAAACCTTCTTATAGATAGTCTTTGTCCGCTGGGGTTTTTAATATTAGGGTCTAAAGAATCGATAAGATCAGCGGCTATAAGATCGAGGTTACGGATTATAGATATTCATGAGAATATTTATCAAAAGATATGA